Proteins encoded by one window of Nasonia vitripennis strain AsymCx chromosome 5, Nvit_psr_1.1, whole genome shotgun sequence:
- the LOC100679625 gene encoding protein enabled homolog: MKTHTKRMARAVVFAILLSALATTCSARPAEAAAASLAAPAAPQPPPSPPQPPPPQQQQQTTAAPRAAASSGVSLSLQAPPPPPPPAQSSVSVHGSQPQSSSGVSVQASQPQGPPAPSPAPSGSVSVQSSAPEQQQQHQQQQQQPAHQQVSVSLPGPPPPPPAPSSSISVESTAPQQQQPAQQQASVSLPGPPPPPPSLPVSASFSVSS, translated from the exons ATGAAGACCCACACAAAG CGGATGGCTCGAGCCGTCGTTTTCGCGATCCTGCTGTCGGCATTAGCGACAACCTGCAGCGCTCGACCGGCCGAAGCCGCTGCTGCCAGCCTCGCAGCACCTGCTGCCCCGCAACCGCCGCCCAGCCCTCcccagccgccgccgccgcagcagcagcaacaaacGACGGCTGCACCCCGAGCAGCAGCTAGTTCGGGAGTCTCCCTGTCCCTGCAGGCTCCGCCACCTCCGCCGCCTCCGGCGCAATCCAGCGTCTCCGTGCATGGAAGCCAACCGCAGTCCAGCTCCGGCGTCTCGGTCCAGGCGAGCCAGCCTCAGGGTCCACCAGCGCCCTCACCAGCGCCCAGCGGCTCGGTTTCAGTACAGTCATCAGCtcccgagcagcagcagcagcatcagcagcagcaacagcagccaGCCCACCAGCAAGTCTCCGTGAGCCTGCCCGGGCCACCACCGCCGCCTCCGGCGCCCAGCAGCTCCATTTCCGTAGAGTCCACCGctccccagcagcagcagccagccCAGCAACAAGCCTCTGTGAGCCTGCCCggaccaccaccaccaccccCGTCTCTTCCCGTCAGCGCTTCCTTCAGCGTGTCGTCGTAA